One genomic region from Rhodothermales bacterium encodes:
- a CDS encoding thymidine kinase — protein sequence MEPHVLHRARSAGWIEVICGSMFSGKTEELIRRMKRARFARQRVEVYQPTIDTRYSEEEVVSHDASSLRSTPVAAASQILLLASDADVIGIDEGQFFDSDLVDVVQELSRTGKRVIIAGLDQDYLGKPFGPMPALMAVAEYVTKLHAICMQCGAPANHSQRLTAGDERVLLGATESYEPRCRNCFDPGLVRAPSADGK from the coding sequence GTGGAACCACACGTCCTGCATCGCGCCCGCTCCGCCGGATGGATTGAAGTCATCTGCGGATCCATGTTCAGCGGGAAGACCGAGGAGCTCATCCGCAGGATGAAGCGCGCCCGGTTTGCCCGGCAGCGGGTCGAGGTGTACCAACCCACCATCGATACCCGGTATTCCGAAGAAGAGGTGGTGTCACACGACGCATCGAGCCTTCGTTCCACACCGGTCGCTGCCGCCTCCCAGATCCTTCTGCTGGCATCCGATGCCGATGTCATCGGTATCGATGAGGGACAGTTCTTCGATTCAGATCTTGTGGACGTCGTCCAGGAGCTTTCGCGAACCGGGAAACGGGTCATCATTGCCGGGTTGGACCAGGATTACCTGGGCAAGCCCTTCGGCCCCATGCCTGCGCTCATGGCCGTGGCCGAATACGTGACGAAGCTGCACGCCATCTGCATGCAGTGCGGGGCGCCCGCGAACCATTCACAGCGTCTTACGGCCGGGGACGAGCGGGTCCTGCTGGGCGCCACGGAATCGTACGAGCCCCGGTGCCGGAATTGCTTCGACCCGGGCCTGGTCAGGGCGCCTTCCGCAGACGGAAAATGA
- a CDS encoding ABC transporter permease, with protein MPQLHNSIREPVQALGRYSLLMFHAFGALPEFPRYRKNLWEQMMRVGVDSLPIVMLAAAFSGAVTTVQTAYQLVSPLIPKSIIGSIVAPSMVLELGAVVTGFILAGRVGARIAAELGTMRVTEQIDALEAMGLNSIGYLIVPRVIAGVVMFPVLYIAATFVGITGGMLVGHFGGFVPIGVFVDGAREFFQPFDPIFGMIKSFVFGFAITSISCFKGYYTAGGAEGVGRATTQAAVASCVYILLADLVLAATLL; from the coding sequence ATGCCGCAACTGCATAACTCCATACGCGAACCGGTCCAGGCCCTGGGCCGGTACAGCCTGCTGATGTTCCATGCATTCGGCGCCCTGCCGGAATTTCCGAGGTATCGGAAGAACCTCTGGGAGCAGATGATGCGCGTCGGGGTGGACTCGCTTCCCATCGTCATGTTGGCGGCCGCCTTTTCGGGCGCCGTCACCACCGTACAGACCGCCTACCAGCTGGTTTCCCCGCTCATTCCCAAGAGCATCATCGGCTCCATCGTGGCGCCGTCCATGGTCCTCGAACTGGGTGCGGTCGTCACGGGATTCATCCTGGCGGGTCGGGTCGGCGCCCGGATTGCGGCTGAACTGGGCACCATGCGCGTCACGGAGCAGATCGATGCACTGGAGGCCATGGGGCTCAATTCCATCGGCTACCTCATTGTACCCCGCGTGATTGCCGGTGTCGTGATGTTTCCGGTCCTGTACATTGCGGCGACCTTCGTGGGGATTACCGGAGGCATGTTGGTCGGGCACTTCGGAGGATTCGTCCCCATCGGCGTGTTCGTGGACGGGGCCCGGGAGTTCTTCCAGCCGTTCGACCCCATTTTCGGCATGATCAAGTCGTTCGTTTTCGGTTTTGCCATCACATCCATCTCGTGTTTCAAGGGATACTACACGGCCGGCGGCGCGGAAGGCGTGGGCCGTGCCACGACCCAGGCCGCCGTGGCCAGTTGTGTCTATATCCTCCTCGCCGACCTCGTGCTGGCCGCCACACTGCTATGA
- a CDS encoding ABC transporter ATP-binding protein codes for MIRIERLNKSFEERQVLFDVSLDIVEGETIAIIGRSGSGKSVLMKHIIGLLKPDSGRITVDGVDINAISYGELREIRRNFGILFQGGALFDSMSAFENVAFPLRTFTRKTEDEIRYEVENCLNMVELPHVGEQMPSELSGGQQKRVALARAVALRPRYVLYDEPTSGLDPETSNTIDALIEGLSEQLNVTSIVVTHDMHSVLNIADRAAFIYQGRMHWAGTIDELHDADDPVLKAFVKANEYQIGHS; via the coding sequence ATGATCCGCATTGAACGACTGAACAAGAGCTTCGAGGAAAGGCAGGTCCTCTTTGACGTATCGTTGGATATTGTCGAGGGGGAGACCATTGCCATCATCGGTCGCTCCGGATCGGGTAAAAGTGTGCTCATGAAGCATATCATCGGACTGCTGAAGCCCGATTCCGGTCGCATTACCGTGGATGGTGTTGACATCAATGCCATCAGCTATGGAGAGCTCCGGGAAATCCGTCGCAATTTCGGAATCCTGTTCCAGGGCGGCGCCCTGTTCGACTCCATGAGTGCCTTTGAGAACGTGGCATTCCCCCTGCGGACGTTCACCCGGAAGACCGAAGATGAAATCCGATACGAAGTAGAGAACTGCCTGAACATGGTGGAATTGCCGCATGTGGGTGAACAGATGCCTTCCGAATTGTCCGGCGGGCAGCAAAAAAGGGTAGCCCTGGCCCGGGCCGTGGCCTTGCGGCCACGGTACGTGTTGTATGATGAGCCCACGAGCGGGTTGGATCCGGAAACGTCCAACACCATTGATGCGCTCATCGAGGGCCTGTCCGAACAACTGAACGTGACCAGTATTGTCGTCACGCACGACATGCATTCCGTGCTGAACATCGCAGACCGCGCCGCTTTCATCTATCAGGGGCGCATGCATTGGGCCGGTACCATCGACGAGCTGCATGACGCAGACGATCCGGTCCTGAAAGCGTTCGTCAAAGCCAATGAATACCAGATCGGCCACTCATGA
- a CDS encoding DUF445 family protein, whose amino-acid sequence MTRNGVDPEQNTSKEDESGSRGLSVQEARDVTRATAGDFRDLLSRYIRRHRPVSPPPVAAASEPPRLAGSHAAILPLLQVIPWSLGIMFAASFLWDFPGMTLTLPWVSYPLDGLMRIVAVSGLIGFLTNWVAITMLFNPRDSRPLFGQGLIPAQRERVIYRLATAVSEELINEEIIKQKIEENQIIPKYREMALGVTRSVIEDEEFRTELKGLTSSYMTAVLTSEEVRNRVVAFAIDKIESWVGQGVGGFALKAYRFINEEDFTRRVETAIEGLPAQLDVVLDEMDALLDRIPEKIESRAEDIEAWATKVVLGFVENLDVYGMVMDNMMAYDEHRLEDLIKRSTNEQLNYIKYLGGALGALGGFVIWQPVPALVAFIVLGGGLYAADEVIFRLRKAP is encoded by the coding sequence TTGACCCGGAACGGAGTGGACCCCGAACAGAACACATCGAAGGAAGACGAATCGGGCAGCCGGGGACTATCGGTCCAGGAAGCCCGGGATGTGACACGCGCCACGGCGGGCGATTTCCGGGATCTGCTCAGCCGTTACATCCGCCGGCATCGCCCGGTCTCTCCGCCCCCTGTTGCGGCCGCGTCCGAACCGCCTCGTCTGGCGGGGTCGCATGCGGCCATCCTGCCCCTCCTGCAGGTCATACCCTGGTCGCTCGGCATCATGTTCGCGGCGTCGTTCCTGTGGGATTTCCCCGGAATGACGCTCACACTCCCCTGGGTTTCCTATCCGTTGGACGGCCTCATGCGCATTGTGGCCGTGAGCGGTCTCATCGGCTTCCTGACGAACTGGGTGGCCATCACCATGCTGTTCAATCCCCGTGATTCCCGGCCACTCTTCGGGCAGGGGCTCATACCCGCCCAGCGGGAACGGGTCATTTACCGACTTGCGACGGCCGTTTCCGAGGAATTGATCAACGAAGAGATCATCAAGCAGAAAATCGAGGAAAACCAGATCATCCCGAAGTACCGGGAAATGGCCCTGGGCGTTACCCGGAGCGTCATTGAGGATGAAGAATTCAGGACGGAATTGAAGGGGCTGACGTCATCCTACATGACCGCCGTGCTCACATCCGAGGAAGTCCGCAACCGGGTGGTTGCCTTCGCCATCGACAAGATCGAGTCATGGGTGGGACAGGGCGTGGGCGGATTTGCCCTGAAGGCCTATCGGTTCATCAACGAGGAAGACTTCACGCGGCGTGTGGAAACCGCGATTGAAGGACTTCCGGCTCAACTGGATGTGGTCCTGGATGAGATGGATGCCCTGCTGGACCGGATACCGGAGAAGATCGAGAGTCGGGCGGAGGACATCGAAGCCTGGGCCACCAAGGTGGTACTCGGATTCGTCGAGAACCTGGACGTCTACGGCATGGTCATGGACAACATGATGGCGTACGATGAGCACCGGTTGGAAGACCTTATCAAGCGCAGCACCAACGAGCAGCTCAACTACATCAAGTACCTGGGTGGTGCACTCGGCGCGCTCGGCGGCTTCGTCATCTGGCAGCCCGTTCCCGCCCTGGTCGCGTTTATCGTGCTCGGGGGCGGATTGTACGCGGCCGATGAGGTCATTTTCCGTCTGCGGAAGGCGCCCTGA
- a CDS encoding VWA domain-containing protein — translation MEFAQPLWLVLLVLVPLIPFLGRRRARLRFSATAAAGAAPPTLKNRLRNLPVLLRMAAVTFGILALARPQDRNTVQERYAEGVDIMMVLDTSTSMRAEDFRPNRFEAARQVGSEFISNRISDRVGLVVFAAKAFTQAPLTLDYDFLLSMLAEVEMGVIEDGTAIGTALAMAVNRLKESEAESKVVILLTDGQNNRGELSPETAAELAETFGIRVYAIGVGTHGEAPFVVDHPFAGRQRRMVPVDIDEDMLRAISERTGGQYFRATNNEGLRQIYEEIGELEKTRVEERTYTDFQERYAAFLLPGLLLLFMEILLSNTVLRRFP, via the coding sequence ATGGAATTCGCCCAACCCCTGTGGCTTGTCCTGTTGGTCCTCGTGCCGCTGATCCCCTTCCTGGGGCGGCGCCGGGCGCGGTTGCGTTTCAGCGCCACGGCGGCGGCCGGCGCCGCCCCTCCCACGCTCAAGAACCGCCTCCGTAACCTTCCGGTCCTCCTGCGCATGGCCGCGGTGACGTTCGGAATCCTGGCCTTGGCCCGACCCCAGGACCGCAATACCGTGCAGGAGCGCTATGCAGAGGGCGTCGACATCATGATGGTGCTCGACACGTCCACCTCCATGCGGGCCGAGGACTTTCGTCCGAACCGCTTCGAGGCGGCACGCCAGGTCGGGTCGGAGTTCATCTCCAACCGCATATCCGACCGGGTTGGACTGGTCGTGTTCGCGGCCAAGGCATTTACGCAAGCGCCGCTGACCCTGGACTATGATTTCCTGCTGAGCATGCTCGCCGAGGTCGAAATGGGCGTCATCGAGGATGGTACGGCCATAGGGACCGCACTTGCCATGGCGGTGAACCGGCTCAAGGAGAGTGAAGCGGAAAGCAAGGTCGTCATCCTGCTGACGGACGGACAGAACAACCGGGGCGAACTCAGCCCGGAGACCGCGGCGGAACTGGCGGAAACGTTCGGGATCCGGGTCTATGCCATCGGGGTCGGAACCCATGGCGAGGCTCCGTTCGTTGTCGACCATCCGTTTGCCGGGCGGCAACGGCGCATGGTGCCCGTCGATATCGATGAGGACATGTTGCGCGCCATATCGGAGCGCACGGGTGGACAGTATTTCCGGGCCACGAACAACGAAGGATTGCGACAGATCTATGAGGAGATCGGCGAACTGGAGAAGACCCGCGTGGAAGAGCGCACATATACCGATTTCCAGGAGCGTTATGCCGCCTTCCTGTTGCCTGGACTGCTGCTGCTCTTCATGGAAATCCTCTTGTCCAACACCGTGCTCAGGAGGTTTCCCTGA
- a CDS encoding VWA domain-containing protein, with translation MMEWLHPEWFWTLVFVPVAAGLFGFAAWKRRSLVAAFGNRQLLERLTSGLSTRRRRWKAALLSAGFALLVLALIGPRFGTQIKEVQREGIDLVIALDVSASMMAEDVAPNRLERSRNEIKRLLGTLTGDRVGLVIFAGDAFIQSPLTTDYGALRLFLDVADPSLIPTPGTDFGNALQMALRAFEAPTRMADDGPRTRAVLFVSDGENHVADLDEIIAQAREQNVILFAAGVGETEGVPIPEYRNGRQVDFKKDRTGTVVTTRLEESVLQDLSRDGGYFRIARTSSSLARFTTALQGLERTSYGSEEFEEYDEKFQWPLFLGLFLLFLERMIPESRKPRETPSP, from the coding sequence ATGATGGAATGGCTGCATCCTGAATGGTTCTGGACCCTGGTCTTCGTGCCGGTGGCAGCCGGACTTTTTGGCTTTGCTGCGTGGAAGCGACGTTCGCTGGTCGCTGCGTTCGGCAATCGCCAGCTGCTTGAGCGGCTGACGTCCGGCCTGAGTACCCGTCGGCGTCGCTGGAAAGCCGCGCTGCTTTCCGCTGGATTCGCACTGTTGGTCCTGGCGCTCATCGGCCCGCGGTTCGGGACGCAGATAAAGGAGGTGCAGCGTGAAGGCATTGATCTGGTCATCGCCCTCGACGTATCGGCGTCCATGATGGCCGAGGATGTGGCGCCCAACAGACTGGAACGTTCCCGGAATGAAATCAAACGCCTGCTCGGGACCCTCACCGGAGATCGCGTCGGCCTGGTCATCTTTGCCGGCGATGCGTTCATCCAGAGTCCGTTGACCACGGATTATGGTGCCCTGCGCCTGTTCCTGGATGTGGCTGACCCGTCACTCATACCCACACCCGGGACGGATTTCGGAAATGCCCTTCAGATGGCTCTTCGCGCATTTGAAGCACCGACCCGGATGGCTGACGACGGACCCCGGACGCGGGCGGTCCTGTTTGTATCGGACGGCGAGAACCACGTGGCCGATCTCGACGAAATCATTGCGCAGGCGCGAGAACAGAACGTCATCCTGTTCGCTGCAGGCGTCGGCGAAACCGAGGGCGTTCCCATTCCGGAATACCGGAATGGCCGTCAGGTTGACTTCAAGAAAGACCGGACGGGCACCGTGGTCACCACGCGCCTTGAGGAATCGGTCCTGCAGGACCTGTCCAGGGACGGGGGGTACTTCCGTATTGCCCGCACGTCCAGCTCGCTCGCCCGGTTCACGACGGCGCTGCAGGGACTCGAGCGGACCTCCTACGGCTCGGAGGAGTTCGAGGAGTACGACGAAAAATTCCAGTGGCCCCTCTTCCTGGGCCTGTTCCTTCTTTTCCTGGAGCGAATGATACCCGAGAGCAGGAAACCCCGAGAGACCCCATCCCCATGA
- the rpiA gene encoding ribose 5-phosphate isomerase A, with the protein MARTQNDAKRLVGQTVADMITAGMVLGLGTGSTAAMAIKALGERISREGLEVKGIPTSFASERLARENGIPLTTLDEHPAVDLAFDGADEFDPGLALIKGRGAAHTREKIVAAQARSFVVLVDESKRVSRLGERMPLPVEVVPMAVAPVMTVLRKLGGDPVLRMGVKKDGPVVTDQGLWILDAAFDHGMGDLDAVNMTLLQTPGVLDHGLFLDMATTVLVGRDDGTVERLDRR; encoded by the coding sequence CACGGCCGGAATGGTGCTGGGGCTGGGTACCGGCTCCACGGCAGCCATGGCCATCAAGGCGCTGGGTGAGCGCATTTCCCGGGAGGGATTGGAGGTCAAGGGCATACCGACCTCGTTCGCTTCCGAGCGCCTGGCGCGCGAGAACGGGATTCCGCTCACCACGTTGGATGAGCATCCGGCTGTAGATCTGGCATTCGACGGGGCCGACGAATTCGATCCCGGATTGGCACTCATCAAGGGCCGGGGTGCGGCGCATACCCGGGAGAAGATCGTGGCGGCCCAGGCGCGATCGTTCGTGGTGCTGGTCGACGAGTCGAAGCGGGTGTCGCGTTTGGGTGAACGTATGCCCCTGCCGGTGGAAGTCGTTCCCATGGCCGTGGCTCCCGTCATGACTGTGCTCCGGAAACTGGGGGGTGATCCGGTCCTCCGGATGGGCGTCAAGAAGGATGGGCCCGTCGTTACGGATCAGGGGCTGTGGATCCTGGACGCGGCATTCGATCACGGCATGGGGGATCTCGATGCTGTAAACATGACGTTGCTGCAGACGCCGGGTGTGCTGGACCACGGTCTGTTCCTGGATATGGCGACGACCGTGCTCGTAGGGCGCGATGACGGCACGGTGGAGCGCCTGGACCGGCGCTGA
- a CDS encoding MlaD family protein, with product MKYSNELKVGASLLIATAIFILGVRYFEDLPLFRPTLSLTAEFDDAGGLIAGNVVRVNGVNVGSVNGVRISPSTGNVIVDFHVDSSLPVTEGTTGAIAGFDALGVVRMDLMLGPPDAPRIPEGGRIATQPMSDAIASLTARAPGMVDRVDSVLVGLDRVLGGTDQMLNSPDSDLRSAIGSVDRSVQQLEALLLAERERIGRVMANVESATADLDTAAGEDGERLAALMDSLQSTLDGVDRTLVDVRSVSVELTAVLAALNNGEGTLGMLLKDPSMYHKMDSTLTGLNALMADFQANPGRYLKEMRIVDLF from the coding sequence ATGAAGTATTCCAATGAATTGAAAGTCGGAGCCTCGCTCCTGATTGCCACCGCCATCTTCATCCTGGGTGTCCGGTATTTCGAAGATCTGCCCCTCTTCCGGCCAACGCTGTCGCTGACGGCGGAATTCGACGATGCCGGTGGTCTCATTGCAGGCAACGTCGTGCGCGTGAATGGGGTAAACGTGGGATCGGTGAACGGCGTCCGGATTTCCCCGTCCACGGGCAATGTGATCGTTGATTTCCATGTGGACAGCTCGCTTCCCGTGACCGAAGGCACGACCGGGGCCATTGCCGGGTTCGATGCACTCGGGGTCGTCCGGATGGATTTGATGCTTGGACCACCCGATGCGCCACGCATTCCCGAAGGCGGCCGGATTGCCACGCAGCCAATGTCCGATGCCATTGCTTCGCTGACGGCGCGGGCTCCGGGCATGGTGGACCGCGTCGACTCGGTTCTTGTTGGCCTGGACCGGGTCCTCGGGGGAACCGATCAGATGCTGAACTCCCCCGATTCAGACCTCCGATCCGCCATCGGGTCCGTGGATCGTTCGGTGCAACAACTCGAAGCCTTGCTGCTGGCCGAACGGGAGAGGATTGGGCGCGTCATGGCCAATGTGGAGTCCGCGACCGCCGATCTGGATACGGCTGCCGGAGAAGATGGCGAACGCCTGGCCGCGCTCATGGACAGTTTGCAATCCACGCTGGATGGCGTGGACCGGACGCTTGTGGATGTCCGGAGCGTATCGGTTGAACTGACGGCTGTGCTCGCGGCCCTGAACAATGGCGAGGGCACGCTGGGTATGCTGTTGAAGGACCCCTCCATGTATCACAAAATGGACTCCACCCTGACCGGACTGAACGCCCTGATGGCCGATTTCCAGGCCAATCCCGGTCGATATCTCAAGGAAATGCGAATCGTGGACCTGTTTTGA
- a CDS encoding BatD family protein produces the protein MIRLSILLCLLAAMQVRPSHAQEVSVQASVNATVIGTEEVVTYTLSVQGSDGSDVQPPAAPESRGLALAQSTPGTQRNVSIVNGRVSQSFGYTWAFRPIGEGQARIEAMTITVGDRTYHTDPIEIEIVPQSQRPARPQRRDPFSSLMAPADPEPEPEPPSDRDIFIRATPASSTVWQNEQLVIQYRLYFREGIQLRQSRLTDSWEAEGFWREEMDVETRPIPQTVVENGLRYNVITLKRAAVFPARAGDLSVDPLRIESEAMLPTERRDPFQSLFSMRSRYTPVELASGEVRVAARPLPGGAPESFQGVVGNFVLSARTDRQQVEVGSSIRLTVTVRGDGNLATLSAPRIHVPAVFDTYEPESSLAIDRSGNRLTGSKTFTYVLIPRANGSYEIPPVEFSWFDPDANVYRTTQSDPFPVTVTGTATVPDVVSATTNGLPVDDVAPPFVHAAKWVRTSSPPLHRRTATWIILLLPVLAFGAGLIVDRQRRRHADAPSLSRGRRAHPLSRQHLKRATELMHTDDTAGYFEELDRAVLGFIGNRLDIPERGLTRARLDAILAEKGIPTGTRERLRAFLDTCDLGRYAPSGMNHERREGALDDASALIPDIDEHLSA, from the coding sequence ATGATTCGTCTGTCCATTCTCCTGTGCCTGCTCGCGGCGATGCAGGTTCGCCCGTCCCATGCCCAGGAGGTTTCCGTGCAGGCATCGGTGAATGCGACCGTAATCGGCACGGAAGAAGTCGTCACCTATACGTTGTCCGTGCAAGGCTCTGACGGTTCGGACGTGCAACCACCGGCGGCACCCGAATCGCGCGGCCTTGCCCTGGCACAGTCCACGCCCGGTACCCAGCGGAACGTATCCATTGTCAATGGGCGCGTTTCCCAGAGTTTCGGCTATACGTGGGCCTTCCGCCCGATCGGAGAAGGCCAGGCCCGCATTGAAGCCATGACCATCACGGTCGGCGACCGGACCTACCATACCGACCCCATTGAAATCGAGATCGTCCCCCAGTCCCAACGCCCCGCCCGCCCGCAACGCCGCGATCCGTTCTCCTCCCTGATGGCACCTGCCGATCCCGAACCGGAGCCGGAGCCGCCGTCCGACCGGGATATTTTCATCCGTGCCACACCCGCTTCGTCCACGGTATGGCAGAATGAGCAGCTCGTTATCCAGTACCGGCTGTACTTCCGGGAAGGAATCCAACTCCGGCAGAGCCGACTGACAGACAGCTGGGAAGCCGAGGGCTTCTGGCGCGAAGAAATGGACGTCGAAACACGCCCGATCCCCCAGACCGTCGTCGAGAACGGCCTCCGGTACAATGTGATCACCCTGAAGCGGGCGGCCGTATTTCCGGCACGGGCAGGTGACCTGAGCGTTGACCCCCTGCGCATTGAAAGTGAGGCCATGTTGCCGACCGAACGGCGTGACCCGTTCCAGAGTCTGTTTTCCATGCGATCCCGGTATACCCCGGTCGAATTGGCTTCGGGGGAAGTCCGGGTTGCCGCCCGTCCGCTTCCAGGCGGTGCCCCCGAGAGCTTCCAGGGCGTGGTCGGCAATTTTGTCCTGTCGGCCCGGACCGATCGCCAGCAAGTAGAGGTCGGATCGTCCATCCGCCTCACGGTGACGGTACGGGGTGATGGCAACCTGGCCACCCTTTCCGCTCCGCGCATCCATGTGCCGGCCGTGTTCGATACCTATGAGCCCGAGTCGTCCCTGGCCATTGATCGATCGGGGAATCGCCTGACCGGCAGCAAGACGTTCACGTATGTGCTGATTCCGCGGGCCAATGGATCCTATGAGATCCCTCCCGTCGAATTCTCGTGGTTCGACCCCGACGCCAATGTCTACCGGACGACGCAATCCGATCCCTTCCCCGTGACGGTCACGGGAACGGCCACCGTCCCGGATGTCGTAAGTGCCACCACGAACGGTCTGCCCGTGGACGACGTGGCGCCTCCATTCGTCCATGCAGCGAAGTGGGTACGGACGTCCTCCCCTCCCCTCCACCGGCGGACAGCGACGTGGATCATCCTGCTCCTTCCGGTACTGGCGTTCGGGGCCGGGTTGATCGTGGATCGCCAGCGGCGGCGACATGCGGATGCGCCATCCCTGTCCCGGGGCCGACGTGCCCACCCGCTATCCCGTCAGCACCTCAAACGCGCTACGGAACTCATGCATACCGATGACACGGCCGGGTATTTCGAGGAATTGGACCGCGCCGTCCTCGGGTTCATCGGCAACCGGCTGGACATCCCGGAACGCGGATTGACCCGGGCCCGTCTCGACGCCATCCTGGCTGAAAAAGGCATTCCAACCGGGACGCGCGAGCGACTCAGGGCCTTCCTGGACACGTGTGACCTGGGCCGGTACGCGCCCTCGGGAATGAACCATGAACGGAGGGAAGGGGCGCTGGACGACGCATCGGCCCTCATTCCGGACATTGACGAGCACCTTTCAGCATGA
- the radA gene encoding DNA repair protein RadA, whose amino-acid sequence MAKTRSIFTCQQCGGESPRWLGQCPSCGEWNTLVEERVEPTSRHALGGARPSRTAGVSAALRLEDVQSGQESRIVTRNAELDRVLGGGIVRGSAVLVAGDPGIGKSTLMTELGALLKNLKILYVTGEESPAQVKMRAERLGVDSDTFLLLAETDVEGIISCVHDEQPDLLVVDSIQTVYRTDLNSAPGSVAQVRESAAALIQMAKATGTAAFIVGHVTKQGSIAGPRVLEHMVDTVLYLEGDRHHAFRILRAVKNRFGSTNEIGVFEMQSDGLSAVGNPSALFLSERAVHASGTAVVCSVEGTRPLLAEIQALVTDTSYSTPQRTATGFDPRRLQMLLAVLEKRVGLRLSGSDVFVNVTGGLKLSEPAVDLGMVAAIVSSFRNRAIPATSVLIGEVGLGGEIRSVPQLDARIREASKLGFTDIFVPESARAGAGASTAKLTGVASLEALVDRLF is encoded by the coding sequence ATGGCCAAAACCAGATCAATCTTCACGTGCCAGCAGTGTGGGGGCGAATCGCCCCGATGGCTGGGTCAATGCCCGTCCTGCGGAGAGTGGAACACCCTCGTGGAAGAACGGGTGGAGCCGACGTCCCGGCACGCACTCGGAGGAGCGCGACCATCGCGGACCGCCGGAGTCTCGGCCGCACTTCGTCTGGAAGATGTACAGAGCGGTCAGGAATCACGGATTGTCACCCGGAACGCGGAGCTGGATCGGGTACTGGGGGGCGGCATCGTCCGTGGCTCAGCCGTCCTGGTGGCGGGCGACCCCGGAATCGGCAAGAGTACCCTGATGACCGAACTCGGGGCCTTGCTCAAGAATCTGAAAATCCTGTACGTGACGGGCGAGGAATCCCCAGCCCAGGTGAAGATGCGCGCCGAGCGGCTGGGTGTGGACTCCGACACCTTCCTGTTGCTGGCGGAAACCGATGTGGAGGGCATTATTTCATGCGTGCATGATGAGCAGCCCGACCTGCTGGTGGTGGATTCCATCCAGACCGTGTACCGCACCGACCTGAACAGCGCCCCGGGATCGGTTGCCCAGGTCCGGGAAAGCGCTGCGGCCCTCATCCAGATGGCCAAGGCGACCGGAACGGCAGCCTTCATTGTGGGGCACGTCACCAAGCAGGGGTCGATAGCCGGCCCACGGGTGCTGGAGCACATGGTGGATACGGTTCTGTATCTGGAAGGGGATCGGCACCATGCGTTCCGGATCCTGCGGGCCGTCAAGAACCGGTTCGGCTCGACGAACGAAATCGGGGTGTTCGAGATGCAATCGGACGGACTGTCGGCCGTCGGCAATCCGAGTGCCCTGTTCCTGTCGGAACGGGCCGTGCATGCTTCAGGCACGGCGGTCGTGTGCTCCGTGGAGGGGACGCGCCCGTTGCTCGCCGAAATCCAGGCACTCGTTACGGACACCTCCTATTCGACGCCCCAGCGAACAGCGACGGGATTCGATCCACGCCGGCTTCAGATGTTGTTGGCCGTGCTCGAAAAGCGGGTCGGCCTGCGCCTTTCCGGATCGGATGTGTTCGTGAACGTCACGGGTGGCCTGAAGCTGTCCGAGCCCGCGGTTGACCTGGGAATGGTCGCCGCCATCGTGTCCTCATTCCGGAATCGCGCCATTCCGGCCACGTCCGTACTGATCGGGGAAGTCGGTCTGGGAGGGGAAATCCGCTCAGTCCCGCAACTCGATGCGCGCATCCGTGAGGCCTCCAAGCTGGGATTCACGGATATCTTCGTGCCGGAAAGTGCCCGGGCGGGAGCCGGCGCATCGACGGCGAAATTGACGGGTGTGGCCTCCCTGGAAGCCCTCGTTGACCGACTGTTCTGA
- a CDS encoding HDIG domain-containing protein — MPEYKDALALFHDWTHTDSLRRHAYGVEAAMAFYARHFGEDEQLWRMTGLLHDMDYEKHQTASEHPYVGVGVLRELGYPEVMLDAIMGHADHTGTPRTTLLSKALYAVDELSGFITAVAWVRPTRLEGMSVKSVTKKLKDKAFAAAVGRDDIRNGAADLGIELNEHIGNVIAGMQADATRLGLSASQG, encoded by the coding sequence ATGCCTGAATACAAGGATGCCCTGGCCCTTTTCCATGACTGGACCCATACGGACAGTCTCCGCCGCCATGCCTACGGCGTGGAGGCGGCCATGGCTTTCTACGCCCGTCACTTCGGGGAGGACGAGCAGCTGTGGCGGATGACGGGCCTGTTGCACGACATGGACTACGAGAAGCACCAGACGGCCAGTGAGCACCCGTACGTGGGCGTGGGCGTGCTGCGGGAACTGGGTTACCCCGAAGTCATGCTGGACGCCATCATGGGCCATGCGGACCACACCGGAACCCCGCGCACGACGTTGCTCTCGAAGGCGCTCTATGCGGTCGATGAACTGTCGGGCTTCATTACCGCCGTCGCGTGGGTACGACCGACCCGGTTGGAAGGCATGAGCGTGAAGTCCGTGACCAAGAAGCTCAAGGACAAGGCCTTCGCCGCGGCGGTGGGGCGTGACGATATCCGCAACGGAGCCGCCGATCTGGGAATTGAACTGAACGAACACATCGGGAATGTGATCGCCGGCATGCAGGCGGACGCAACCCGCCTGGGCCTCTCTGCGTCCCAAGGGTGA